A window of the Candida orthopsilosis Co 90-125, chromosome 1 draft sequence genome harbors these coding sequences:
- a CDS encoding Ccr4 component of the Ccr4-Pop2 mRNA deadenylase, with protein MNLASKFQQNQGQQPQSNLQAQQILLQQLHQGQSHPPPPPPPPPQQQQQATSNGLNAAFQPNESFNDNLNGLYQNNYSRAQPNLQQQQYFPQFQQNQSKQAGGNGLNIGSGASQLQQPYQANHLPRQVPHLQQQFYNQHQAAALQKQQQQQQQQQQQQQQQQQQQSLHQAQQIQLQGSQLQTPIQKASTLHVDNPNTSFWQHQQQLCQLSRSSTDPHNYARQYASNSRKLKNPYAETKSIGLIEATKVIVASIEEEEQKKKLATRDPTSAALLHNKKITQDLDDDSMEEQRMRLKTQGRQLWCQLDLSGQGLVNLSPRLFQYDFLESLYLNNNKLTSIPPEISKLRSLRTLDLSHNRLSELPSELGLCFNLRFLYLFDNNIKSLPASFGNLFELQFLGVEGNPLDLNIANLVAEKGTKELIAAIRDQKSTIASPEPRHWLRVEDDGEVVDTNEPYKQEQSTGNVFTLMSYNTLCQHYATPKMYKFTPSWALQWEYRRDLLEKEVLNYSTDIICMQEVETRTYMEFWGPLLAQKGYKGLFFNKTRSKTMSENDSKKVDGCATFYKVDKFTLVHKQNFEYNSVCMGSDKYKKTKDLFNRFMNKDNIALISYLEHKETGERICFVNTHLHWDPAFNDVKTLQIGILLEELQGFIKKYQQTSSMEEVKKAPIVICGDFNSVKQSAVYQLFSTGSSKDHSDLSGKDYGKFTESGFHHPFKLKSAYDAIGELPFTNLSPSFTDDIDYIWYSTSKLQVRGLLGEIDKKYVSHCIGFPDPNFPSDHVPILAKFQIKK; from the coding sequence ATGAATCTAGCTAGTAAATTTCAACAGAATCAGGGCCAACAACCTCAATCCAACCTTCAGGcacaacaaattttgttACAACAGCTTCACCAAGGGCAATCTCATCCACCACCACcgccaccaccaccaccacaacaacaacaacaggcTACATCCAATGGGCTAAATGCTGCATTCCAACCAAATGAGAGTTTCAATGACAACTTGAATGGCCTATATCAAAATAATTACCTGCGAGCTCAACcaaatttacaacaacaacaatatttcccccagtttcaacaaaatcaactgaAACAAGCTGGAGGAAATGGTCTCAACATTGGGAGTGGTGCATcacaattgcaacaaccATATCAGGCAAATCACCTACCAAGACAAGTTCcccatcttcaacaacaattctataatcaacatcaaGCTGCGGCGCTTCAaaagcagcaacagcagcagcagcagcagcaacaacaacaacaacaacaacaacaacagcagaGCCTACACCAAGCACAACAGATACAATTGCAAGGATCTCAATTACAAACTCCTATTCAAAAGGCTAGCACTTTGCACGTTGATAATCCAAACACTAGCTTTTGgcagcatcaacaacaattgtgtCAACTTTCAAGGTCATCTACTGATCCTCATAACTATGCAAGACAATATGCATCCAATTCgaggaaattgaagaacCCATATGCTGAAACTAAATCCATTGGGCTTATTGAAGCGACTAAAGTCATTGTTGCAAgtattgaagaagaagaacagaaaaagaaacttgCAACTAGGGATCCTACTAGTGCAGCATTGTTGCATAATAAGAAAATTACTCAAGATCTTGACGATGATTCAATGGAAGAACAAAGGATGCGATTGAAGACTCAAGGCCGTCAATTATGGTGTCAACTTGATTTGAGTGGACAAGGATTGGTTAATCTTTCACCCAGGTTATTTCAGTATGATTTTTTGGAGTCGTTatatttgaacaataacaaattgaCTAGTATACCTCCTGAAATTAGCAAATTGAGAAGTTTACGAACTCTAGATTTATCACACAACCGACTTAGTGAATTGCCATCTGAGCTTGGATtatgtttcaatttgaggTTTTTGTATCTTTTTGACAATAACATCAAATCCCTACCTGCTTCATTTGGTAACTTGTTTGaacttcaatttcttggtgTTGAAGGGAACCCACTTGATTTGAACATTGCCAATTTGGTTGCTGAGAAGGGTACTAAGGAGCTAATAGCCGCAATTAGAGATCAAAAGTCGACAATAGCATCACCTGAGCCACGCCATTGGTTGCGAGTGGAAGATGATGGAGAGGTTGTTGATACCAACGAGCCATACAAACAGGAGCAAAGTACAGGTAATGTATTCACGTTGATGTCCTACAACACTTTGTGTCAACATTATGCTACGCCAAAAATGTACAAGTTTACTCCATCGTGGGCATTACAATGGGAGTATAGAAGAGACCTTTTAGAGAAGGAGGTTTTGAACTATAGTACTGATATTATATGTATGcaagaagttgaaactAGAACATACATGGAGTTTTGGGGACCGTTGTTAGCACAAAAGGGATACAAGGgattgtttttcaataaaacAAGATCAAAGACAATGAGCGAAAATGATTCAAAGAAGGTTGATGGATGTGCCACATTTTACAAAGTGGATAAGTTCACATTAGTACACaagcaaaattttgaatacaaTAGTGTCTGCATGGGATCtgacaaatacaaaaagaCCAAAGATTTGTTCAACAGATTCATGAATAAAGATAATATCGCGTTGATATCATACTTGGAACATAAGGAAACTGGAGAaagaatttgttttgtCAATACTCATTTACATTGGGATCCAGCATTTAATGATGTCAAGACCCtacaaattggaattttgTTGGAAGAATTGCAAGGCTTTATCAAGAAATATCAACAGACCTCGTCAATGGAAGAAGTTAAAAAGGCGCCAATTGTCATATGTGGCGATTTCAATTCAGTCAAACAATCGGCTGTATACCAATTATTTTCCACCGGTTCCTCCAAAGATCATTCTGATTTATCTGGTAAAGATTATGGAAAATTCACTGAATCTGGATTCCATCAtccattcaaattgaaatcagcTTATGATGCGATTGGAGAATTACCATTTACTAATCTTTCACCTTCATTTACTGATGACATTGATTACATCTGGTATTCAACTTCGAAACTACAAGTTAGAGGATTACTAGGCGAGATTGATAAGAAGTATGTTTCACATTGTATTGGATTTCCTGATCCGAATTTCCCATCGGATCATGTGCCTATATTAgccaaatttcaaataaagaaaTAA
- a CDS encoding Plb5 GPI-linked phospholipase B (fungal-specific (no mammalian homolog)): MRAFHVLCASAALLVQVQAIWPFDSDSSSTNSDSTETSAPSDGGESWIQSVVGNFGGSESASSNTDAAASTDDSNPYAPYNSTCPSESLTRDANDISDLEKEYIQKRQEITNKNLINFLQNKSNLTDFDAESFINDNAKDHNITIGLSFSGGGYRAMLCGAGQLLATDDRYEGANDHGVGGLLQSATYITGLSGGNWLVGSLVMNNWLSVAEIVNGSSTIWQLEDSILNPSGIRIDKTIAYYYGLREAVTAKDDAGFDTTITDIWGRALSYQFFPDESGGENITWSSVRNMSHFKDHTMPYFLVVSNARRPGDLIINENSTVIEISAHELGSWDPSLNAFTDVEYLGSSVDSGNPNDTNVCVRNFDNAGFIMGTSSSLFNQVLLQLGDYDINSVIKSILTGLLSRISYAEWDIASYEPNPFFGQQSGESVAMVRNETLFLVDGGEDLQNVPFYPLIQNTRDVDVIFAFDNSADTNESWPNATSIISTYKRQFAEQGKGTPFPFVPDVDKFLDEDLSSKPVFFGCNASDLDALIKWHNNSDINATDVPLVVYVSNHHQSYYSNFSTFKLSYEDAEKYGTIRNGFEVMSRNNLTDDSNWLTCVGCAIIRRQQERFGQEQSDECKKCFQEYCWSGGVKDAAPVSSASGLSDITGLRTSSVVSTATTSGSTSGQTSAASSGSETTSSESPSSSEKKNDGAINGGQPSFFFLLGNLLLAVLAN; encoded by the coding sequence ATGAGGGCTTTCCATGTACTTTGCGCATCAGCAGCATTACTCGTCCAGGTACAAGCAATTTGGCCTTTTGATTCAGATAGTTCAAGCACCAACAGCGACTCAACTGAGACAAGTGCACCTTCTGATGGTGGTGAATCATGGATCCAATCAGTAGTGGGTAATTTTGGTGGAAGTGAAAGTGCATCCAGTAACACAGACGCAGCTGCTTCAACTGACGATTCTAATCCTTATGCACCTTATAATAGCACGTGTCCATCAGAATCTCTAACACGAGATGCAAACGATATTTCAGACTTGGAAAAGGAGtatattcaaaaaagaCAAGAAATAACCAATAAGAACTTGATTAACtttttacaaaacaaatcaaatttaacTGACTTTGATGCGGAGTCATTTATAAATGATAATGCTAAGGATCATAATATCACTATTGGATTATCTTttagtggtggtggataCAGAGCTATGTTGTGTGGGGCAGGTCAGCTTCTAGCAACCGATGATAGGTATGAAGGTGCCAACGATCATGGTGTTGGTGGTTTACTTCAATCGGCAACTTACATCACTGGTCTTTCCGGTGGTAATTGGCTTGTTGGTAGTTTGGTAATGAACAATTGGCTTTCAGTTGCAGAAATTGTCAATGGAAGCTCGACAATCTGGCAACTTGAAGATTCAATATTAAATCCTAGCGGTATTCGTATTGACAAGACAATTGCATACTATTATGGTCTACGAGAAGCTGTTACAGCAAAAGATGATGCTGGCTTTGATACCACAATCACTGACATTTGGGGTAGGGCTTTGTCTTATCAATTCTTTCCTGATGAGAGTGGTGGAGAAAATATTACGTGGTCAAGTGTTCGAAACATGTCACATTTCAAAGACCACACCATGCCTTACTTTCTTGTCGTTAGTAATGCTAGGCGTCCCGGTGACTTGATTATTAATGAAAATAGTACTGTCATTGAGATTTCAGCTCATGAATTGGGACTGTGGGATCCATCGCTTAATGCGTTTACAGATGTCGAGTATTTGGGGTCGTCAGTGGATTCGGGAAACCCGAATGACACCAATGTGTGTGTGCGTAATTTCGATAATGCGGGATTCATTATGGGcacatcttcatcattgttCAATCAAGTTTTACTTCAGTTGGGTGATTACGATATCAATAGTGTtattaaatcaattttgactGGTTTGTTATCACGTATAAGTTATGCTGAGTGGGATATAGCTTCATACGAACCGAACCCATTCTTTGGACAGCAAAGTGGTGAATCCGTTGCTATGGTTAGGAATGAGACGTTGTTTTTAGTGGATGGGGGTGAAGATTTGCAAAACGTTCCATTTTACCCATTAATTCAAAATACTCGTGATGTCGATGTGATTTTCGCATTTGACAATTCAGCAGATACTAATGAAAGTTGGCCCAATGCCACATCAATTATTCTGACTTACAAAAGACAGTTTGCGGAACAAGGAAAAGGTACACCTTTCCCATTTGTTcctgatgttgataaatttcttGACGAAGATTTGTCTTCAAAACCAGTTTTCTTTGGATGTAATGCTTCTGACTTGGATGCATTGATAAAATGGCACAACAACAGCGATATAAACGCCACTGACGTCCCGTTGGTTGTTTACGTGTCAAACCATCACCAATCGTAttattcaaacttttccaCTTTTAAGTTATCCTATGAAGATGCCGAAAAATATGGAACCATCAGAAATGGGTTTGAAGTCATGTCAAGAAACAACTTGACTGATGATAGCAATTGGTTAACATGTGTTGGATGTGCCATAATACGAAGACAACAAGAGAGATTTGGACAAGAGCAAAGTGATGAATGCAAAAAGTGTTTTCAAGAGTATTGTTGGAGTGGTGGAGTTAAGGATGCCGCTCCTGTGAGCAGCGCTAGCGGATTAAGCGACATCACAGGACTCAGAACATCATCCGTGGTGTCCACAGCAACTACTTCAGGTTCTACATCTGGTCAAACCTCAGCTGCATCATCAGGTAGCGAAACCACGTCCTCTGAAAGCCCCTCCTCTTcagagaagaagaatgaTGGAGCGATCAATGGAGGACAACCGtcattttttttcttattaGGTAATTTATTATTAGCCGTGTTGGCTAATTAA
- a CDS encoding Dip2 small ribonucleoprotein complex, with protein sequence MVKSYNRYDEEKCFGVITSHSNIVWLPPSDSQSSTSVGRALTSGLEEILIWDIKTGELLQRLNDGFTPGASNASTITAPSPVSHLAYHRDTNLIAAGYTDGKIKIWDVSSQSVLMTFEGHKSSISLLKFDISGTRLVSGSNDTSIIMWDLVGESGLFKLKGHKGPITGLEFLSVSKQDVDIDSIDDYLLTSSKDGLIKLWELKSQQCIETHLAHSTECWSMGVNNDTNMVVTTGNKDQVKVWGIDLTREDGEKIYERGMFEKASKARGNELRFKTIKHEGTKIELFLVQNADRTLEIFRVRSEDEMKKGITKRMKRLKEKGLDDDEILESIQSSEISMLITSFTTVRSHSKISSCCWTSNRKKLHILTALSNNSIEYTSIQTPESLRKAQTTDIHAVREHTIDRLGHRYDIRAMDISPEDDKLLATTSNGELKIWNTRSYNVIRSFTLESGYALCCKFLPGGSLVVVGFKNGNLELYDLTTSSLVDRVEKAHQVADATGDDNSAAIWSLDLTSDGKTLVTGGNDKCVKFWNFKVEQDVVPGTNTVISQLKFVHTQTLDLNEDVLCVRVSPDDKYLAVSLLNNNVQVVFLDSLKLFLTLYGHKLPVLSIDISSDSKLIITSSADKNIKIWGLDFGDCHKSIFAHQDSVMNVKFIGESHNFFSSGKDGLIKYWDGDKFECVQKLPAHQSEVWCMAISKNGLFMCSTSHDHSIRLWSATSDQVFLEEEREKEMEELYENKLLDQLDSDEPVRKDGDDEDEDGSGEVEKVGKQTMETLKAGEKLMEALDIGIADLEATREYELELKTNKNAIRPTPNAILLAFSMTGPEYVLDTLVKIKPSQLDDALIVLPFSYCLKLLQVMEVWTNKENITKNVTKLSLICKVLFEIVSSNSKELIHQKDPHIKNQLIAVKQQLRDSLSKTCTTLGINTQGLRFIKQQWKLTHSQEFIDEEEQKDYEDKRATKRVYKTI encoded by the coding sequence ATGGTCAAATCGTACAACCGTTATGACGAAGAGAAATGCTTCGGAGTCATTACATCACACTCGAATATTGTCTGGCTTCCGCCCAGTGACTCCCAATCGTCTACATCTGTTGGAAGAGCATTAACCTCAGGATTGGAAGAGATCCTTATTTGGGACATCAAGACTGGTGAATTGCTACAACGATTAAATGATGGGTTTACACCAGGTGCTTCAAACGCCAGTACAATTACCGCACCTAGTCCAGTATCACATTTGGCGTACCATCGAgatacaaatttgattgcaGCTGGATACACCGATGGTAAGATCAAGATTTGGGATGTCAGTTCTCAATCTGTGCTAATGACATTCGAAGGCCACAAGTCGAGTATatctttgttgaagtttgaTATTAGTGGAACTAGATTAGTCAGTGGTTCAAATGACACTAGCATCATCATGTGGGATCTTGTAGGAGAGCTGGgattgttcaaattgaaaggtCATAAGGGCCCCATCACAGGATTGGAATTTTTGTCGGTGTCAAAGCAAGATGTGGATATTGACAGTATAGATGATTATTTACTCACAAGTTCAAAAGACGGGTTAATCAAATTATGGGAATTAAAAAGTCAACAATGTATCGAGACACATTTGGCACATAGTACTGAGTGTTGGTCAATGGGAGTGAACAACGATACTAATATGGTCGTCACCACAGGAAACAAGGATCAAGTTAAAGTTTGGGGAATTGATCTCACTCGTGAAGATGGAGAAAAGATTTATGAAAGGGGTATGTTTGAAAAGGCAAGCAAAGCAAGAGGTAACGAGTTGCGCTTCAAGACAATAAAGCATGAAGGTACCAAGATAGAGCTATTCTTGGTGCAGAATGCTGACAGAACCCTTGAAATATTTCGTGTGAGATCTGAGGACGAGATGAAGAAAGGAATTACAAAGAGGATGAAGAGGTTGAAAGAGAAAGGcttagatgatgatgagatcTTAGAGTCAATCCAAAGTTCTGAAATTAGCATGCTTATAACATCGTTCACAACTGTTAGGTCGCATTCAAAGATCAGCTCGTGTTGTTGGACGAGCAACCGAAAGAAGTTACATATTTTGACAGCATTGAGCAACAATAGCATCGAATACACCAGCATTCAAACACCCGAGAGCCTAAGAAAGGCTCAAACAACTGATATTCATGCCGTAAGGGAACACACGATAGATAGATTGGGTCATAGATACGATATTCGTGCTATGGATATTTCCCCTGAAGACGATAAGCTATTAGCTACGACATCGAATGGTGAGttaaaaatttggaatacCAGATCCTACAATGTCATCCGCTCGTTCACTTTGGAAAGTGGCTATGCCCTTTGCTGTAAGTTTTTACCAGGTGGTtctttggttgttgttgggtTCAAGAATGGGAACTTGGAGTTATACGACTTAACTACGTCGTCATTAGTAGATCGTGTTGAAAAAGCTCATCAAGTGGCGGATGCAACTGGTGATGATAACAGTGCAGCAATCTGGTCCTTAGATCTAACATCGGACGGGAAAACGTTGGTGACTGGAGGAAACGACAAATGTGTTAAGTTTTGGAACTTTAAAGTTGAACAGGATGTTGTTCCTGGAACCAACACTGTCATTTCACAACTTAAATTTGTCCATACACAAACTTTGGACTTGAATGAAGATGTGTTGTGTGTTAGGGTTTCACCTGATGACAAGTATCTTGCTGTTTCGTTGTTGAACAATAATGTACAAGTGGTGTTTTTAgattcattgaaattgtttttaaCATTATATGGACACAAATTGCCtgttttgtcaattgataTATCTTCTGATTCCAAGCTCATCATCACATCGTCGGCGGATaagaatatcaaaatttggGGGTTGGACTTTGGTGATTGCCACAAATCAATCTTTGCTCATCAGGATTCGGTTATGAATGTCAAATTCATTGGAGAATCCcacaatttcttttctagtGGTAAAGATGGGCTTATAAAGTATTGGGATGGTGACAAGTTTGAATGTGTACAGAAATTACCAGCACATCAAAGTGAAGTATGGTGTATGGCAATTAGCAAAAATGGATTATTTATGTGCTCGACTTCTCATGATCATTCGATTAGGTTATGGTCTGCTACTAGTGATCAAGTGTTTTTGGAAGAGGAAAGAGAGAAGGAAATGGAGGAACTATATGAAAATAAGTTGTTAGATCAATTAGATAGTGATGAACCTGTACGGAAAGATGGTGACGATGAAGACGAGGATGGTAGTGGcgaagttgaaaaagttggtaAACAGACCATGGAGACATTGAAAGCCGGtgaaaagttgatggaGGCTTTGGACATTGGTATTGCGGACTTGGAAGCTACTAGAGAATAcgaattggaattgaaaacgAATAAAAATGCGATCAGACCTACTCCGAATGCAATTCTACTTGCTTTTAGCATGACAGGTCCCGAGTATGTTCTTGATACTTTAGTCAAGATCAAACCTTCACAGCTTGACGACGCCTTGATCGTTTTACCATTCTCATACtgtttgaagttgttgcaaGTGATGGAAGTTTGGACCAATAAGGAAAACATCACCAAGAACGTAACCAAATTGTCATTAATCTGCAAGGTcttatttgaaattgtctCCTCAAACtccaaagaattgattcatcaaaaagatCCACATAtaaagaatcaattgattgcgGTTAAACAGCAATTGCGCGATAGCTTATCAAAGACGTGTACTACACTAGGAATCAATACTCAAGGGTTGAGATTTATCAAGCAACAATGGAAGTTGACCCATTCACAAGAGTTTattgatgaggaagaaCAAAAGGATTACGAGGATAAACGTGCAACCAAGAGAGTATATAAAACGATATAG